A window from Lactiplantibacillus pentosus encodes these proteins:
- the coaE gene encoding dephospho-CoA kinase (Dephospho-CoA kinase (CoaE) performs the final step in coenzyme A biosynthesis.) yields the protein MTKLIGLTGGIATGKSTVSKLLAQYLPIVDADKIAWAVEGPGQPTTQKIAAKFGPDALLADGSLNRPWLGQLVFNDSAALQDLTAITSLPIQYAMFEAIVAAGQSNPTAIILDVPLLYESGWQNICDQVVVVTAPPAIVLKRLMARNQLSKQAAQARIASQLPLAQKAAWADVVIDNGSTVDKTEAAVLKWLETMTV from the coding sequence GTGACGAAATTAATCGGGTTGACCGGTGGAATTGCGACCGGAAAATCAACCGTTTCTAAGTTATTAGCGCAGTATCTCCCCATCGTGGATGCTGACAAAATCGCCTGGGCGGTCGAAGGGCCAGGACAACCCACGACGCAGAAAATCGCCGCTAAGTTTGGGCCGGATGCATTATTGGCGGATGGTTCGCTCAATCGCCCATGGCTTGGTCAGTTAGTTTTTAATGATTCGGCCGCCTTGCAGGATTTGACGGCCATCACCAGTTTGCCGATTCAATATGCGATGTTCGAAGCCATCGTTGCGGCAGGCCAGTCGAATCCAACGGCGATTATTCTAGACGTGCCGTTACTCTATGAGAGTGGCTGGCAGAATATCTGTGACCAGGTTGTCGTCGTGACTGCACCACCGGCCATCGTACTAAAACGCTTGATGGCGCGCAACCAGCTGTCAAAGCAAGCGGCCCAGGCACGAATTGCGAGTCAGCTGCCATTGGCTCAAAAGGCCGCGTGGGCGGACGTGGTGATTGATAACGGTTCAACCGTTGATAAAACTGAAGCCGCCGTGTTAAAATGGCTAGAAACTATGACTGTTTAA
- the polA gene encoding DNA polymerase I, whose amino-acid sequence MAKKLLLIDGNSVAFRAFFALHNQLERFVNPDGLHTNAIYGFNTMLDHMIKAVDPTDMLVAFDAGKTTFRTAMYDNYKGGRAKTPSEFSEQMPYIKQLLDAYGIKHYELKDYEADDIIGTLAGQADQAGYTTTIVTGDRDLTQLTTERTTVAVTVKGVSEVERYTPEHVTEKLGITPAQIIDMKGLTGDTSDNYPGVTKVGEKTALKLLKQYGSMEGIYENIDAMKASKMKEHLIEDREQAAQAKVLATIKRDAPIEVQLSDLTYNGPDLDQLAAFYQTMDFQSFLKKLHLQSDEPATPIEYTVLTKDNLDELQQFTTNVDFYLEMPTPNYHTSAFAGFAIGADGHWYISRDVELLMQPAVSALLTSDTLTKDVFDMKRTMVGLNRLDIQLGKVDFDLLLVSYLLDTNDNSNDLGSLAEQHGYTDLPSDETVYGKGVKRAIPEDDDVFFSHLARKLAAIADLKPRLLKELADNEQAQLYDDIEKPMATVLAQMEIAGITVDSSRLKAMGSQFTERLSEIEQTIYQEAGEEFNINSPKQLGHILFEEMKLPVIKKTKTGYSTAVDVLEKLAPEAPIVANILQYRQISKIQSTYVVGLLDAIHSTDQKVHTRYLQTLTQTGRLSSVDPNLQNIPVRLEEGRKIRQAFVPSHDGWQIFSSDYSQIELRVLAHITGDENMQAAFKEGDDIHAATAMRIFNLKSAEDVTPNIRRQAKAVNFGIVYGISDYGLSQNIGISRKQARSFIDAYFKEYPGVKQYMDDIVKSAKEQGYVETISHRRRYLPDINSKSFNQRSFAERTAMNTPIQGSAADIIKIAMIKMQAELKKAGLKATMLLQVHDELIFEAPKEEIPVLEKLVPSVMDSAVKLAVPLKVESHYGDTWYDAK is encoded by the coding sequence ATGGCAAAAAAATTATTACTGATTGATGGTAACAGTGTGGCGTTTCGGGCGTTCTTTGCCTTGCATAACCAACTGGAACGGTTCGTAAATCCGGATGGCTTGCATACAAACGCTATTTATGGCTTTAATACCATGCTTGACCACATGATCAAGGCCGTGGACCCCACCGATATGCTGGTGGCTTTTGATGCGGGTAAGACCACGTTTAGAACCGCCATGTATGATAATTATAAGGGGGGCCGCGCCAAGACCCCAAGTGAGTTCTCTGAGCAGATGCCATATATTAAGCAATTATTAGACGCTTATGGCATTAAACATTATGAATTAAAAGATTATGAAGCCGATGATATTATCGGGACGCTGGCTGGGCAGGCTGATCAAGCGGGCTATACGACGACGATCGTTACTGGTGATCGTGATTTGACCCAGTTAACGACGGAACGGACGACGGTGGCAGTGACCGTTAAAGGGGTTTCAGAAGTTGAACGCTACACCCCAGAACACGTTACAGAAAAATTAGGCATCACGCCGGCACAAATCATTGATATGAAGGGGCTAACGGGTGATACTTCAGATAATTATCCTGGTGTGACCAAGGTCGGCGAGAAGACAGCGCTGAAATTGCTGAAACAATATGGGTCGATGGAAGGTATCTATGAAAATATCGATGCGATGAAGGCCAGCAAGATGAAGGAACATTTGATTGAGGACCGCGAACAGGCGGCTCAGGCCAAGGTGCTCGCAACCATTAAGCGGGATGCGCCGATTGAGGTTCAGTTATCGGATTTGACTTATAATGGCCCTGATTTGGACCAGTTGGCCGCGTTCTATCAAACGATGGATTTTCAGTCATTTTTGAAGAAGTTGCATCTGCAATCTGACGAACCAGCGACACCAATCGAATACACTGTTTTGACCAAAGATAATTTGGATGAGTTACAACAATTCACGACCAATGTCGACTTCTATCTTGAAATGCCGACACCAAACTACCATACCTCCGCCTTCGCTGGTTTTGCGATTGGTGCGGATGGTCATTGGTATATTAGTCGTGATGTTGAATTGTTGATGCAACCCGCAGTCAGTGCGCTTTTGACTAGCGATACGCTGACCAAGGACGTTTTTGATATGAAACGAACGATGGTTGGGCTGAACCGTTTGGACATCCAGCTTGGTAAAGTTGATTTTGACCTATTACTCGTTTCATATTTACTAGACACCAATGATAACAGCAACGACCTTGGTAGTCTGGCGGAACAACACGGCTACACTGACTTGCCAAGTGACGAGACCGTCTACGGCAAGGGTGTCAAACGTGCGATTCCAGAGGATGATGACGTGTTCTTCAGTCATTTGGCACGAAAATTAGCGGCAATTGCTGATTTGAAACCGCGCTTGTTAAAAGAACTCGCGGATAATGAACAGGCCCAACTCTACGATGACATCGAAAAACCGATGGCCACAGTGCTCGCCCAAATGGAAATTGCCGGCATTACCGTTGATAGCAGTCGCTTGAAGGCGATGGGTAGTCAGTTTACTGAACGCCTGAGTGAGATCGAACAGACTATCTATCAAGAAGCCGGTGAAGAGTTCAATATTAATTCACCCAAGCAATTGGGCCACATTTTATTTGAAGAAATGAAGTTACCAGTCATTAAAAAGACGAAGACCGGTTACTCGACCGCCGTCGACGTGTTGGAAAAATTAGCACCAGAAGCACCAATCGTCGCGAATATCTTGCAGTATCGTCAAATTTCAAAGATTCAATCAACCTACGTGGTGGGCTTGCTGGATGCCATTCATTCCACGGACCAAAAAGTGCACACGCGTTATCTCCAAACGTTGACGCAAACCGGCCGCTTGTCCTCAGTTGACCCGAACTTGCAAAATATTCCTGTTCGGCTCGAAGAAGGGCGTAAGATTCGGCAAGCGTTCGTTCCGAGTCATGACGGTTGGCAGATCTTTTCATCTGACTATTCGCAAATTGAATTGCGGGTGCTCGCCCATATTACCGGTGATGAGAACATGCAAGCGGCCTTTAAGGAAGGCGACGACATTCATGCTGCCACGGCGATGCGAATCTTTAATTTGAAATCTGCTGAAGACGTGACACCTAATATTCGTCGGCAAGCCAAAGCGGTCAACTTCGGTATCGTTTACGGCATCAGTGACTATGGCTTGTCACAAAATATTGGTATCAGTCGTAAGCAAGCGCGCAGCTTTATTGACGCTTACTTCAAGGAATATCCAGGTGTCAAGCAGTACATGGATGATATTGTCAAATCGGCAAAGGAACAAGGCTACGTTGAGACAATTTCTCATCGTCGTCGCTATTTGCCAGACATTAATTCGAAGAGTTTCAACCAACGCTCGTTTGCCGAACGGACGGCCATGAACACGCCAATTCAAGGTAGTGCGGCCGATATTATCAAAATTGCGATGATCAAGATGCAAGCCGAGTTGAAAAAAGCTGGTTTGAAAGCAACCATGCTTTTACAAGTTCATGATGAATTGATTTTTGAAGCACCAAAGGAAGAGATTCCAGTTTTAGAAAAATTAGTACCAAGCGTGATGGATTCCGCCGTGAAGTTAGCCGTACCGTTGAAGGTCGAGAGTCACTACGGTGATACTTGGTACGATGCAAAATAG
- the nrdR gene encoding transcriptional regulator NrdR, which translates to MQCPHCHHNGSRVVDSRPTDDGRVIRRRRECENCGFRFTTFERVEATPLLVIKKNGAREEFNREKVLRGIIRSAEKRPVSMETMTGVVDDVENKVRSLGENEISSQVIGEYVMEQLADIDEISYIRFASVYRQFKDMHVFLNELQDMMERDKVKLAKPSAKTEHAPKRKKD; encoded by the coding sequence ATGCAATGTCCACATTGTCATCATAATGGCTCCCGTGTGGTTGACAGTCGACCGACTGATGACGGTCGCGTCATCCGGCGTCGGCGGGAATGCGAAAACTGTGGTTTCCGATTTACGACGTTTGAACGGGTCGAAGCGACCCCGTTATTAGTGATCAAGAAAAATGGTGCCCGTGAAGAATTTAATCGTGAGAAGGTCTTACGAGGGATTATTCGCTCCGCCGAAAAACGCCCAGTCAGCATGGAAACCATGACTGGGGTCGTTGATGATGTTGAAAATAAAGTCCGGTCGCTGGGTGAAAATGAAATTTCCAGCCAGGTGATTGGTGAGTACGTGATGGAACAACTCGCGGATATTGATGAAATTTCTTATATTCGCTTCGCTAGTGTTTATCGCCAATTCAAGGATATGCACGTGTTCTTGAACGAACTCCAAGATATGATGGAACGTGACAAGGTCAAGTTGGCGAAACCGTCAGCGAAGACCGAGCACGCGCCAAAACGTAAAAAAGATTAG
- the mutM gene encoding DNA-formamidopyrimidine glycosylase: MPELPEVETVRRGLNRLVKGATIADIDVYWPKIINNDVALFKQRLINQTIQTIDRRGKYLLFRFSNGLTMVSHLRMEGKYNVVPRGEARDKHTHVVFHLTDDRDLLYNDTRKFGRMTLVPTGEELSVAGLRTIGPEPVADQLTLAYLTATLEHSKKMIKPLLLDQSKIAGIGNIYADETLWMSKIHPMRPANSLTADEIATLRDNIITEMALAIKGHGTTVHSFSTAFGEAGQFQNHLHVYGREGEPCERCGTMIEKIKVAQRGTHFCPLEQRL, translated from the coding sequence ATGCCTGAATTACCAGAAGTTGAAACGGTTCGTCGTGGATTGAATCGGCTCGTTAAAGGTGCCACGATCGCTGATATTGACGTCTATTGGCCCAAAATCATCAATAATGACGTGGCTTTATTCAAACAACGGCTGATCAATCAGACGATTCAAACCATTGACCGGCGTGGCAAATATTTATTGTTCCGATTTAGTAACGGTTTAACGATGGTGTCACACCTACGCATGGAAGGTAAGTACAACGTCGTTCCGCGTGGTGAAGCGCGCGATAAGCATACGCACGTCGTCTTTCATTTAACGGATGACCGGGACTTGCTGTATAACGATACCCGTAAATTTGGGCGGATGACGTTGGTGCCGACTGGTGAGGAGCTATCGGTGGCTGGACTACGCACAATTGGCCCGGAGCCGGTCGCTGACCAACTGACCTTGGCTTATCTGACTGCGACGCTTGAACATTCCAAGAAAATGATCAAGCCGCTCTTACTGGACCAGAGTAAGATTGCGGGCATCGGCAATATTTATGCGGATGAAACGTTGTGGATGAGCAAGATTCATCCGATGCGGCCAGCTAATTCGCTGACAGCCGATGAAATTGCAACGTTGCGCGACAATATTATTACCGAAATGGCATTAGCCATCAAAGGACACGGAACGACGGTACACTCGTTCTCAACGGCGTTTGGTGAGGCCGGTCAATTTCAGAATCACTTGCACGTCTATGGTCGTGAAGGTGAACCTTGTGAGCGGTGTGGTACGATGATTGAGAAAATCAAGGTCGCGCAGCGTGGGACACATTTCTGTCCCCTTGAACAACGATTGTAG